From one Bacteroides fragilis NCTC 9343 genomic stretch:
- a CDS encoding RagB/SusD family nutrient uptake outer membrane protein: MRLKLKHIYFCSLIAMGGLAITSCEDFLDRSPISQVTPEKYFSTVDQVANYLNNYYNDYLDDSRNYKLYHQQAWNSGMQRNDANTDNLLADDSSLDYFAGNWQVGSGKSIQAPLNRIRTWNYLLEQVLPKEKEGSIQGSVEDLKHYIGEAYFFRAMAYYKALVKYGDYPIVDKVLPDQEEILLEYSTRAPRNEVARQILKDLDEAINRMHDQGFQNNQRINKQVAQLYKSRVALFEATFEKYHRGTGRVPGDESWPGAKMSYNSGKTFNIDGEIDFFLTEAMNAAAAVADHCTLTENSHVLNPEYGQIYNWNPYYEMFSTPDASGYSEVLLWKQYDKSLNVSHCAPARLQNGDRTGLTRGFITTFLMKSGLPIYAAGNEYHGDVSISDEKENRDERLQLFVWGEKDVLHSDTKNPAVAAAGTTLLFGVPNIISEQKQTQDLTGYRPRKAHTYDYAQTKGDELLGTNACVVFRSAEANLNYMEACYEKTGSLDAKAQKYWKALRTRAGVDDDYAKTIAATDLSKENDLAVYSGSKMVDVTLYNIRRERRCEFIGEGMRWDDLKRWRSWDQLLTKPYIIEGINFWDAAYKDHKDIKDDGTLDANVSPKSDSKYLRPLRRTSINNELYDGLTWRKAFYLDPIGIEDMSLTATNPEDINTTQLYQNPYWPMTAGKALE, encoded by the coding sequence ATGAGACTAAAATTAAAACATATATACTTCTGCTCATTGATAGCAATGGGCGGATTGGCGATAACTTCGTGCGAGGATTTTCTCGACCGGTCACCTATCAGCCAGGTAACTCCTGAGAAGTACTTCAGTACAGTAGACCAGGTAGCAAACTACCTCAATAACTACTACAACGACTATCTGGACGACTCCAGAAATTATAAGCTATATCACCAACAGGCTTGGAACTCAGGCATGCAACGCAACGATGCCAACACAGACAACCTGTTGGCAGACGACAGTAGCCTGGATTATTTTGCCGGTAACTGGCAGGTAGGAAGCGGGAAATCGATTCAAGCTCCATTAAACCGAATCCGTACATGGAATTACCTGCTTGAACAAGTACTTCCCAAAGAAAAAGAAGGATCGATTCAAGGATCGGTTGAGGACCTGAAACACTACATCGGCGAAGCTTACTTCTTCCGTGCCATGGCCTACTACAAAGCATTGGTGAAATATGGCGACTATCCTATCGTAGATAAAGTTCTCCCCGATCAGGAAGAGATTTTACTGGAGTACAGTACACGTGCTCCGCGCAATGAAGTAGCCCGCCAGATTCTGAAAGATTTGGATGAAGCTATCAACCGTATGCACGACCAGGGTTTCCAAAACAACCAGCGTATCAACAAGCAGGTGGCTCAACTCTATAAATCAAGAGTAGCCCTGTTCGAAGCTACTTTCGAGAAATATCATCGGGGAACCGGACGTGTGCCGGGAGATGAAAGTTGGCCGGGTGCTAAAATGTCTTACAACAGCGGCAAAACGTTCAACATTGACGGTGAGATAGACTTCTTCCTGACCGAAGCCATGAATGCAGCAGCAGCCGTAGCCGACCACTGCACGCTGACCGAAAACTCACACGTGCTAAATCCGGAGTATGGACAAATCTATAATTGGAACCCGTATTACGAAATGTTCAGCACACCGGATGCTTCCGGTTATAGCGAGGTGTTGTTGTGGAAACAGTATGACAAATCATTAAATGTTTCACATTGTGCGCCTGCACGTCTGCAGAACGGTGACCGTACCGGATTGACTCGCGGATTCATTACTACTTTCTTGATGAAAAGCGGTTTGCCTATTTATGCTGCAGGCAACGAATATCACGGTGATGTATCTATCTCGGATGAAAAAGAAAATCGCGACGAACGTCTGCAACTGTTTGTATGGGGTGAAAAAGATGTATTGCACAGTGATACCAAAAACCCGGCTGTAGCAGCAGCCGGCACAACACTGCTTTTCGGAGTTCCGAATATCATCTCCGAACAGAAACAGACTCAAGACCTTACAGGATACCGCCCACGTAAAGCTCACACTTACGATTACGCACAGACTAAGGGTGACGAACTGCTGGGGACCAATGCTTGTGTTGTCTTCCGTTCTGCAGAAGCTAACCTCAATTACATGGAAGCCTGCTACGAGAAAACCGGTTCACTGGATGCCAAGGCACAAAAGTATTGGAAAGCACTCCGCACACGCGCCGGTGTTGACGACGATTATGCCAAGACTATTGCAGCAACCGACTTGAGCAAAGAAAATGACTTAGCCGTTTACTCGGGCAGCAAAATGGTGGATGTTACCCTCTATAATATCCGTCGCGAACGCCGTTGTGAATTCATCGGTGAAGGTATGCGCTGGGACGACCTGAAGAGATGGCGTTCCTGGGATCAATTGCTGACCAAACCCTATATCATTGAAGGTATCAACTTCTGGGATGCCGCTTATAAAGATCACAAGGACATTAAGGACGATGGTACCCTTGATGCAAACGTTTCGCCCAAAAGCGACAGCAAATACTTACGCCCACTTCGCAGAACCTCAATCAATAATGAATTGTATGACGGTCTGACTTGGCGTAAAGCATTTTATCTGGATCCGATCGGCATAGAAGATATGTCTTTGACCGCTACCAATCCGGAAGATATCAACACAACTCAGTTGTATCAGAATCCTTACTGGCCGATGACTGCCGGTAAAGCATTGGAATAG
- a CDS encoding SusC/RagA family TonB-linked outer membrane protein codes for MKEKTNLFPSLIRLRETSRLKMAIAASIMLWCATPQQATADTNEEHAIEAVQQAKVKVKGTVVDETGEPMIGVAVKVLANNTGTITDLEGKFSVEAPLGGAIQISFIGYKTVTVKASSEPISVTLKEDSQQLDEVVVVGYGSQKKVNVTGSVSMVDSKVIESRPVQNVSQALQGVVPGLNMSVGNSGGALDSSLSINIRGAGTIGEGSSGSPLVLIDGIEGDMNTVNPNDIENISVLKDAASSSIYGARASFGVIMITTKSGKSGKTRVNYSGNVRFSDAIQIPEMVDSYTFAQYFNRANTNDGGGLVFDEAALERIKNYQTGKYTDPNTPEYYGAKAGNDGKWQNYTGSFANTDWFKEFYKNWVPSTEHNLNISGGTDKLTYMISGSFLDQKGLLRHGEDQFNRYTMNAKISAKLTDWVTLNYTSKWTREDYDRPTYMTGLFFHNIARRWPTCPVRDPNGHYQQKMEIIEMEDGGKQTSQKNWYTQQLQAIFEPIKDWRIVAEGSMRTYTRKQSWAVLPIYAYDADNQPYLLGWGDNAAGYSEVQDSRESEDYFSTNIYTDFAKTFGDHNFKIMVGFNGELYRPSGLTGFGTDLISPEVPSLGLTQDNKKASSWASEKAIAGFFGRLNYNYKERYMLEANLRYDGSSRFIGDKRWGLFPSFSAGWNISREAFFEPLTQVVGTLKLRGSWGQLGNNNTSETNAWYPFYQNMPTGSASSGWLINGKKQNVAGLPGIVSSLMTWETIESWNVGIDWGLFDNRLTGSFDYYNRYTYDMIGPAPTLPSVLGASAPQINNCDMKSYGWELELSWRDRIQQFNYGVRLVMSDNMQKILEYPNKTLSLGEKYYTGKTIGEIWGYKTIGIAQTQEEMDKHLANGGKPNWGSAWGAGDIMYANIDGKDGVNSGANTVNDHGDLKIIGNSTPRYNFGLTLDGSWKGLDFSLFIQGVMKRDYMLDGPYFWGANGGMWQSCVFKEHLDYWRPEGDPLGANTNAYYPKPYFSSNKNQKTQSGYLQNAAYCRLKNAQIGYTLPKAWTKKAAMESVRVYVSGDNLLTISGISDIFDPETLGGDWGPGKLYPLQRTISIGLNVNF; via the coding sequence ATGAAAGAAAAAACCAACCTGTTTCCAAGCCTGATACGACTTCGGGAAACAAGTCGCCTAAAAATGGCAATTGCCGCTTCTATCATGCTTTGGTGTGCAACACCTCAGCAAGCCACGGCTGATACTAACGAAGAACACGCGATTGAAGCTGTACAACAAGCTAAAGTAAAAGTAAAAGGTACTGTAGTAGATGAAACCGGAGAACCGATGATCGGTGTAGCCGTAAAAGTTCTCGCAAACAACACAGGTACCATTACCGACCTGGAAGGAAAATTCTCGGTCGAAGCCCCTCTAGGAGGCGCCATCCAAATTTCATTTATCGGATACAAAACCGTTACGGTGAAAGCAAGTAGCGAGCCTATCAGTGTGACGTTGAAAGAGGATTCTCAACAGTTGGACGAAGTCGTAGTAGTAGGTTACGGCTCACAGAAAAAGGTGAATGTAACCGGTTCTGTCAGCATGGTGGACTCAAAAGTAATCGAATCTCGTCCGGTACAAAACGTATCACAAGCCCTTCAAGGTGTGGTTCCGGGATTGAATATGTCAGTAGGTAATAGCGGTGGCGCACTGGACAGTAGTCTCAGTATCAATATCCGCGGTGCCGGTACCATCGGCGAAGGTTCGAGCGGAAGCCCGTTGGTATTAATCGACGGCATCGAAGGTGACATGAACACAGTGAACCCGAATGACATCGAAAACATTTCAGTATTAAAAGATGCCGCCTCTTCTTCTATCTACGGTGCACGTGCTTCTTTCGGTGTAATCATGATTACAACCAAGAGCGGTAAGTCCGGTAAGACTCGTGTGAATTACTCGGGTAACGTACGTTTCTCCGATGCAATTCAGATTCCGGAAATGGTGGATTCTTATACCTTCGCACAATACTTCAACCGTGCCAACACAAACGATGGAGGAGGTTTGGTGTTTGACGAAGCGGCCTTGGAACGTATTAAAAACTATCAGACAGGGAAATACACCGACCCGAACACTCCTGAATACTATGGAGCGAAGGCCGGTAATGACGGAAAATGGCAAAACTATACAGGTTCCTTCGCCAACACAGACTGGTTTAAAGAGTTCTATAAAAATTGGGTACCCTCAACAGAGCACAATCTGAATATCAGCGGCGGTACAGACAAACTCACTTATATGATCAGTGGCAGTTTTCTTGACCAGAAAGGTCTGCTAAGACACGGTGAAGATCAGTTCAACCGTTACACCATGAACGCCAAAATTTCTGCAAAGTTAACCGACTGGGTTACTTTGAACTACACCAGCAAGTGGACACGCGAAGATTACGACCGTCCGACTTACATGACCGGTCTGTTCTTCCATAATATCGCCCGCCGTTGGCCGACTTGTCCGGTAAGAGATCCGAACGGACATTATCAGCAGAAAATGGAAATAATCGAAATGGAAGACGGTGGTAAACAAACCAGCCAGAAAAACTGGTATACCCAACAATTGCAGGCCATCTTCGAGCCCATAAAAGACTGGCGTATCGTAGCAGAAGGTAGTATGCGTACCTATACACGCAAACAATCATGGGCTGTACTTCCTATTTACGCTTATGATGCCGACAATCAACCCTATTTATTAGGATGGGGCGATAATGCAGCCGGTTATTCCGAAGTACAAGACTCACGTGAAAGTGAAGACTACTTTTCTACCAATATTTATACGGACTTCGCCAAGACCTTCGGTGATCACAACTTTAAGATAATGGTCGGTTTCAATGGTGAGCTTTACCGCCCAAGCGGGCTGACTGGGTTCGGTACAGATCTGATCAGTCCTGAAGTACCGTCTTTGGGATTGACACAAGACAATAAAAAAGCCAGTTCATGGGCCAGTGAAAAAGCAATCGCCGGTTTCTTCGGACGTTTAAATTATAACTATAAAGAACGCTACATGCTTGAGGCCAACCTTCGCTACGACGGTTCTTCCCGATTTATCGGTGACAAACGCTGGGGGCTTTTCCCATCATTCTCCGCAGGATGGAACATCTCACGCGAAGCATTCTTTGAACCACTGACTCAAGTGGTAGGAACTTTAAAACTGAGAGGTTCGTGGGGACAGCTCGGTAATAACAATACCAGTGAAACGAACGCTTGGTATCCATTCTACCAAAACATGCCTACAGGCAGTGCTTCCTCGGGATGGTTGATCAACGGCAAAAAACAGAATGTAGCCGGTCTGCCCGGTATCGTCAGCAGTTTGATGACCTGGGAAACCATCGAATCATGGAACGTGGGTATCGACTGGGGATTGTTTGACAACCGTCTGACAGGTTCATTCGATTACTACAACCGCTATACATACGACATGATCGGTCCGGCTCCTACACTGCCCTCCGTATTGGGTGCCAGCGCTCCACAAATCAACAACTGCGATATGAAATCGTATGGTTGGGAATTAGAGCTTTCATGGAGAGACCGCATTCAGCAGTTCAATTACGGTGTCCGCCTCGTCATGTCTGACAATATGCAGAAAATATTGGAATACCCGAATAAAACCTTGTCTTTGGGCGAAAAGTACTATACAGGAAAAACCATAGGTGAGATTTGGGGATATAAAACCATCGGAATTGCACAAACCCAAGAAGAGATGGACAAGCACTTAGCCAACGGAGGAAAACCGAACTGGGGATCAGCCTGGGGTGCCGGTGATATCATGTATGCCAATATTGACGGAAAAGACGGTGTGAACAGCGGTGCCAATACAGTAAACGACCATGGCGATTTAAAGATTATCGGTAACAGCACTCCGCGTTACAACTTCGGTCTGACATTGGACGGTTCCTGGAAAGGACTCGACTTCTCACTCTTCATTCAGGGAGTGATGAAAAGGGATTACATGTTGGACGGTCCGTATTTCTGGGGAGCCAACGGAGGTATGTGGCAATCATGCGTATTCAAGGAACACCTCGACTATTGGCGTCCTGAAGGCGACCCATTGGGAGCAAACACCAATGCCTACTATCCGAAACCATACTTCAGCAGCAATAAAAACCAAAAAACGCAAAGCGGTTACTTGCAAAATGCAGCCTACTGCCGCCTGAAGAATGCACAAATAGGTTACACTCTTCCCAAAGCATGGACCAAGAAAGCCGCCATGGAATCGGTACGTGTTTATGTATCAGGAGACAACTTGCTGACAATCTCAGGCATCAGTGATATATTCGACCCGGAAACACTGGGTGGAGACTGGGGACCGGGTAAATTATATCCGTTGCAGAGAACTATTTCAATCGGCTTAAACGTTAACTTCTAA
- a CDS encoding RagB/SusD family nutrient uptake outer membrane protein, which translates to MKLKNRIIQLCVLTGGVLLFPSCNDFLDREPLDQVTPESYFQNADHLAAYSISKYQNLFSTHSGFSAGTVNNDGATDNMVSGGSSGSGLQNYYTKDVWKTEAANDNWDFSFFRYCNYFFEKVLPKYEAGEISGNADDVKHYIGEMYFIRAWKYFQKLRMYGDYPIITEVLPDNAEILIEKGVRQPRNKVARFILEDLDKAAEYMHDHGFAGNNRLNKQCALLIKSRVALYEATFEKYHQGTGRVPGDANWPGKRVHPDYKYDANTEINFFLDQAMSAAEQVADVIKLTPNSGVFNPANDNDISGWNDYFDMFSAEDMSGFEEVLFWRDYYSGDFTIAHGATAYVASGGNNGMLHNYVQSFLMKDGMPWYAATAAYPFKGDERVMDEKANRDERLQLFLFGEEDMIPAVSNATTNAMKTYQDANYPNIIVAESEIKDLTGYRIRKCLSYDQKQYVSGQAQSTTGCVIFRAVEAYLNYMEAACMKNNGNVTGKAAEYWRAVRIRAGVDPDFTKTIAATDLSKENDLAKYKGENEMIDVTLFNIRRERRCEFIGEGMRMDDLIRWRSLDRLLVERFIPEGFNFWGSDAYKRYEGEDAKFEYIEGPDNAMANVSSRKLSNYLRPYSVVQKNNEIYDGYTWAKAHYLYPIPIRQIELLSPSGEIASSVIYQNPYWPEERNTAAIE; encoded by the coding sequence AGTGCGGGTACTGTAAACAATGACGGTGCTACCGACAATATGGTTTCAGGCGGCAGCAGCGGTAGCGGACTCCAGAATTACTACACCAAGGATGTTTGGAAGACAGAAGCAGCCAATGACAACTGGGACTTCTCCTTTTTTCGTTATTGCAATTACTTCTTTGAAAAAGTACTCCCCAAATATGAGGCAGGAGAGATATCAGGTAACGCTGACGATGTGAAGCATTATATCGGTGAAATGTACTTTATCCGTGCCTGGAAATATTTCCAGAAGCTGAGGATGTATGGAGACTATCCGATTATCACAGAAGTATTACCGGATAATGCGGAAATATTGATAGAAAAAGGTGTACGACAACCACGTAACAAGGTGGCGCGTTTCATTCTTGAAGATCTTGACAAGGCCGCCGAGTACATGCACGACCATGGTTTTGCCGGCAACAACCGCTTGAACAAGCAATGTGCTTTGTTAATCAAATCACGTGTAGCACTCTACGAAGCTACTTTCGAGAAATATCATCAGGGTACGGGACGTGTACCGGGTGATGCCAACTGGCCGGGTAAGCGAGTGCATCCTGATTATAAGTATGATGCCAATACCGAAATAAACTTCTTTCTGGACCAGGCGATGTCCGCAGCAGAACAAGTAGCCGATGTCATTAAGCTGACACCTAACAGCGGTGTGTTCAATCCGGCAAATGACAACGACATTTCGGGATGGAATGATTATTTCGATATGTTTTCAGCCGAAGACATGAGTGGATTTGAAGAAGTGCTCTTCTGGCGTGATTATTACTCCGGCGACTTTACCATCGCACACGGCGCTACAGCTTATGTAGCTTCGGGAGGCAACAACGGTATGTTGCACAACTATGTACAATCTTTCCTGATGAAAGACGGTATGCCTTGGTATGCAGCCACAGCCGCATATCCTTTTAAAGGTGACGAACGGGTAATGGATGAAAAAGCCAACCGCGACGAACGTCTGCAACTCTTCTTATTTGGTGAGGAAGATATGATACCGGCCGTATCCAACGCTACAACCAATGCCATGAAAACATATCAGGACGCAAATTACCCCAATATAATCGTAGCCGAATCGGAAATCAAAGACTTAACAGGATATCGTATTCGTAAATGTCTCTCTTACGACCAGAAACAATATGTTTCGGGACAGGCTCAGTCTACAACCGGTTGTGTGATTTTCCGTGCAGTAGAAGCTTATCTAAACTATATGGAAGCTGCCTGCATGAAGAATAACGGGAATGTTACGGGAAAAGCTGCCGAATATTGGAGAGCTGTACGCATACGTGCAGGAGTTGATCCAGACTTCACTAAAACCATTGCCGCAACAGACTTGAGCAAAGAAAATGATTTGGCTAAATACAAAGGCGAGAATGAAATGATCGATGTGACACTTTTCAATATCCGCCGCGAACGTCGTTGCGAATTCATTGGCGAAGGCATGCGTATGGATGACCTGATTCGTTGGAGATCATTAGACAGACTGTTGGTCGAACGATTTATTCCCGAAGGATTTAACTTCTGGGGAAGTGACGCTTACAAACGTTATGAAGGAGAAGATGCCAAGTTCGAATATATCGAAGGCCCGGACAACGCTATGGCAAATGTTTCATCCAGAAAATTATCCAACTATTTACGTCCTTATTCTGTTGTACAAAAGAATAATGAAATCTATGACGGTTATACTTGGGCTAAAGCGCATTATCTCTATCCCATACCTATCCGACAGATCGAATTATTATCACCGTCAGGCGAAATAGCTTCATCGGTTATCTATCAGAACCCATACTGGCCTGAAGAAAGAAACACAGCAGCTATAGAATAA